The sequence GGAATCTACGTACAATGGCTTGGTGAAGGTCCACATCCGCCATTTGAATGCCGTGAAAGAGCCATTGACGTATTATTGGGCGATCCGGACCTGCGTGTCAGGATGATTTGCTATGAAGATTTGATGATTGACCGTATGTGCCAGACAAAATATTGGGGAAACCCTGACGGAGTTCTTTGGGCCAGGGCAATTGCGGAGTCCATGGAACTCGCTGGACAAAAACTGGACTGGACATATCTTGAGGCCAGGGCTAGGGACGAAGACATCAGCGATGTCCTTTCAGCCTTGAGGGATGATCATGCTTCAATTTGAAACACTCCAGGACGCAGGACGCAGGGCGAAATTTGAACGGGCCAAACGGGGAGCACCCCAGCCCGGTCACATGAGAACCCGTGAACGCTCGCTGGAAAAGCAGAATCTCCTCATCCAGGCGGTCAAGGACGTGTACAGGCGCACTCCACCAAGGACAGAGGTTGTCGGTGGCAGAGAGGCGCTCATATTGCCCTGGATCATCTAGCAGGTTTTACTTCGACTAAGTGAGCGGGCCTTTCTTTGGAGGGTCCGCTTTTGTTTTTGCGCATCAATCATTTCAAGCAGCTTCGCGTCGGAGCTCGTCACCACGGACGGATTAAGACGCGAAGCGGAAAGGGTGTCCAGAGCCCAACCAACAATTGGGCCCTTTGGCCGCCGGAGGCCTCCTGAATGACCATGTTTGCGACCACGCCTGACGCTTATCGCCTTCCCGCCGAGTGGGAACCCCACGCCGCCACCTGGATCGCCTGGCCCAAGAATCCCGCTGACTGGCCCGGCAAGTTCCACCCCATCGGCTGGGTGTTCGGCGAGATCGTGCGCAAGCTGGCCCCCTACGAGAAGGTCCGCATCCTGGTGGACGACGCCGCGTGGGAGGCCAAGGCCCGGCGCGCGCTCGCCAAGGTCGGCGTGGAAGACCACCGCGTGCGCTTCTACCACATTCCCACCGACCGGGGCTGGACGCGCGACATGCTCCCGGCATTCACCGTGCGCAAAGAGTCTCCCCGCGCCCAGGCCGTGCGCTTCGGGTTCAACGGCTGGGCCAAATACCCCAACCACACCCTGGACATGCACGTCTCCGGGAAAGTGGCCGAGGCCCTGAAGATTCCCGCCGTGGAGGCCACGCACGCGGGTCGGCAGGTGGTGCTGGAAGGCGGCGGCATCGACTGCAACGGCAAAGGCGTGATGCTCACCACCGAGGAGTGCTTCCTGGACCCCGTGACCCAGGTGCGAAACCCCGGCATGAACGCCAAGGATTACGAGCAGGTGTTCCGGGAGCTGCTTGGCATCGAGCAGGTGATCTGGCTGAACAAGGGCATCGCGGGCGACGACACCCACGGCCACGTGGACGACCTATGCCGCTTCGTGAACGCAAGCACGGTGGTGCTCTGCCGCGAGAACGACCCAGCAGACGAGAACTACCGGATATTGGAAGAGAACCGCGAACGCTTGCAGGGGCTGAAGCTTATAAGCGGCGGCACGCTGGAAGTGATCGACCTGCCCATGCCCGAGCCGCTGTACTTCGACGGCGTGCGGGTCCCGGCCAGCTACGCCAACTTCTACATCGCCAACGGCACCGTGCTGATGCCGACGTTCAACGATGCGCGCGACCGCGTCGCGCTCGGCATCTTGTCGGAATGTTTCCCGGACCGCGCCGTGGTGGGTATCCATGCCGTCGACCTGGTGTGGGGATTCGGCACGCTGCACTGCCTGACGCACGAGCAGCCCGCGACGAGTTCATAGCAGCGGTGCTGCCCGCGAAGCGGAGAGGGTGTGCAGAGGGCGAAGCCCTTTGCCCGCCGGAGGCATATTCCTGCCTTCTCTTCGGCTGTCAGCCCTACTCCCGCCACCCTTTGGCCTCGAACCCGCCGTTCTCCAGGCTCTCTTTGTTATACAGGAACTCCCCGCCCCCCATGGCCGTGAAGCTGCCACCCGCGCCTAGTATGATCGCGTGCCCAGCGGCGGTGTCCCACTCCCAGGTGCGATTGTAGCGCGGGTAGAGGTGCGCCGCGCCCTCGGCCACCAGCCCGAACTTCAGCGCCGACCCAACAGCTCTTTCCTCCCGTGCGGGGTAGCGCTCCAGATACTCCTGCAAGCGCTCGTCCGGATGCGACTTGCTCCCCACCACGATCACCTTCTCGCCGGGTCCCGGCTTGACCACATGGATGGCCTGGCGCTCGCCGGACTGCACCTTGAAGCTGCCCATGCCCGGCCCGCCCGCGTACAGAATATCCTTCACCGGCACGTAGACCACGCCGAACACGGGCAAGCGGTCCTCCACCAGCCCCACGCACACGGCGAACTCGCCGTTTCGCTTCACGAACTCCTTGGTGCCGTCCATGGGGTCCACCAGCCAGAAGCGCTTCCAGTTCTTGCGCTCGTCGTAGGGCGGGCGCGCGGCCTCCTCGGACATCAGGGGGATGTCCGGATGCAGCACCTGGAGCGACTGGGTGATGATCTCGTTGGAGGCCCGGTCCGCCCTGGTTATGGGCGAGTCGTCCTCCTTGAGTTCCACCGCGAAATCAGTGGAGTAGATCTGCATGATGGCCTGCCCGGCCAGGCGTGCGACTGAACAGACGGCGTCGTAATCAAGAGGCGTGAGATCCGGCATGATGACCTCTGATGTGTTACGGCTTCAGGGTGCGTACGCCGCAAGGGCTTCGTCCACGGGACCGCAAGCCAGAACGCGACCGTTCTCCAGCACCAGGGCGTGGGTGGCGCAGGACGGAATCTCCGACGGATTGTGCGTGACGATGACCAGCTGTTTGCCCTGCGCGGCCAGTTCGTCCAGCAGCGTGAGCATCTCGGCGCGCGCAGCTGGGTCCAGCCCGCCAAGCGGCTCGTCCAGCAGCAGCACGGGCGGATCGAAGGCCAGGGCGCGCGCGATCATGGCCCGGCGCGCCTGCCCCTGTGAGAGGGTTCCCATGGCGCGGTCTGCAAGAGGGGTCAGCTCCAGCCGGTCCAGCCAGGAGGCTGCGCGGGCGAGCATCTCGGGGCTTGGCTGGTCGTAGAGGCCGAAGCTGCCGAAGAAGCCGGACACCAGCACGTCGCGCACGGAGGTCTCGGGCGGATACTCGGCCTGGGCCTCCCAGGAGACCACGCCCAGGCGGGCGCGCAGCTCCCAGATGCTGAAGGGCTCCGGCAGGCCGAAGCGGGTCACGCTGCCCGAGGCCGGGTGCAGGTCCGCCGCCAGGAGCTTCAGAAAGCTCGACTTGCCCGCTCCGTTTCGTCCGGCCACCACCCAGTGCTGGCCGGGAACGAGCGACCAGTCCAGCGGGGCCAGGACCTCGCTCCCGCCAAGCGTGACGCTGGCCGCGTGCAACGACAGAAGCGGTTCGCCTCCTATCAGTGAGGGAACAGCGGCGTCCGACGCGGGCGAAGGCTGTGCGCGTGCCGTCCGGTTCCGGCTGGAGAGCCGTTTGGCGGTGTCTTTCAGAGAACCGCGAAACACCTCCCTGCCGTTTTCCAGCATGAGCGCCTTGAAATCCAGGTCCGGCAGGCTCTCGGGGTGGTGCGTGGCCGCAGCCAGCCCCACGCCGCTTCCGGCCAGACGCGTGAGCACCCGGTGCAGCAGGCGGCGCGAGACCGCGTCCAGCCCGTCGGAGGCCTCGTCCAGGAAGAGCCACTCGGGCTTTCGGATCATGGCGCGGGCCAGCAGCACGGCCTGGGCCTGCCCCTGCGAAAGTTCCAGGAAGGGCGTGTAGGCCAAGTCCCCGATGCCCAGGGTTTCGAGCGATTCCAGCGCGGCCAGCCGCTTGTCCTGCCCCAGCTCGCCCGACGGCAGCGGCGAGTCCGTCAGGCCCGAGACCACCACCAGCCAACCGGACACGTTCCAGCCCCGGCGACGGTAGAGGTCTCGCAGGTCGGCCCCGGCAAGGCCCATGCGCGCCCGCGCCTCGATGGGGCTCGGGCTCGCGTGGCCGTCCACCACGTACAGGCGCTCTCCTGCGAAGCCGCCGCCCGGCAGCTGGTCCGGCCAGATTTCTCCCCTGGCGAGCCGCAGAAGGCTCGACTTGCCCGCTCCGTTGCCACCCACCAGGGCCACGCGGCCCCCTGGCGGAAGATGCCAGGACACGCCGTCCAGAATCGGACGCCCGCCCCGGCTGACCCGTACGTTTTCCAGTATGATTTCAACGCTCATGACTGGCGCAGCATATCCCCGGCGCTTTCAAAAGGCCAGCAGGCAGCTCCGGCTTGCAATTTCCGGCACCATGTGATCATTCTCACACTGCATGAACGCCTTGGAGGAGAGACGCGTGAGTACCTGTACCATCCTGCTAGTGGACGACGAGGCCGAATTCATCGAGACTCTGGGCAAGCGCCTTACCCGGCGCGGCCTTGGGGTGCTGCTGGCCAATTCCGGCCAGGAGGCCCTGGACCTGATAGCCGTAAGCGAGATCGACGTGGTTGTGCTGGACGTGAAGATGCCCGGCATGGACGGCATCGAGGCGCTCCAGAAGATAAAGGCCCTGAAGCCCGACCTGGAAGTGCTGATGCTCACCGCCCACGCCAACGTGGAGGTGGCCATGCGCGGCATGGAACTGGGGGCCTTCGACTACCTCATGAAACCCGTGGAGCTGGACGACCTGCTGTACAAAATCCAGGATGCCAACAAAAAGAAATGTCTGACCGGCTAGGTCCCACGTGTTCACGCGCCTGAAGACCTTTTTCTCAAGCCTCATCGGCGAGGGACCGGATCAGAGCCAGGGCCTCTCCGACGAGGAGATCCTGGCCGAATTCAGGAAGCGCTATCACAATTTCCGGCTGCTGCTCACAGCCAACAAGAAGACCCTGGCCATCATGAGCGAGATGGAACAGGCCCTTCGCGGCAAGTTCGTCTTCGGCATGGCCTTCGTGCGCTCCCAGGCCACGGCAGTGTCCGTGAACGTCTTCCGCATCGTCAAGCACCTCTCCGAAATCGCCCCCGGCAAGTACGACCTGCTCTTCGACCGCCTAAAGGACATCCAGGCCCAGATCGCCGCCGTGCTGGACCGCCAGCCCCAGACCATGGCCACCGAACTGGTGCTGCCGCTGGAGGCCGTGGGCCGCGAGATGGCCGACCAGGTGGGCTCCAAGATGGCCAACCTGGGCGACATCATGACCCGCGTGGGCCTGCCCGTGCCTGCCGGGTTCGCCATCACCTCGCTGGCCTACTCCCGCTTCATGCAGGACAGCGGCCTGCAGGACGAGGTCAACCGCCTGATCCAGGCCGTGGGCGCGGATGACCACGCCACGCTCCTGCCGCTGTGCTCGCAGATCCAGCAGATGATCCTCGCGGCGGAGGTCCCCGCCGACGTGGCCCAGGCCATCCGCGACGCCTACGCCGCCCTTGAGTGCAAGACCATACCGAGGGTGCGCGTGTCGCTGCGCTCCAGCGCCCTGGGCGAGGACGCGCTGGGCCAGTCCTTCGCGGGACAGTTCCGCAGCGTCCTGGGCGTGGCTCCCGAGGAGCTCATCATCACCTACAAGGAGATCGTGGCCAGCAAGTACAGCCCCCAGGCCGTCACCTACCGGCTGGCCAAGGGCATCCCCGACGAGGACGTGGCCATGTGCGTGGGCTGCATGGCCATGATAAGCGCCCGCTCCGGCGGCGTGGCCTACTCGCGCAACCCCCTGGCCATCCGCGACGACGAGGTGTTCGTGCACTCCGCCTGGGGTCTGGCCAAGACCGTTGTGGACGGGGCTGTGGCCTCCGACCTGTTCGTGATCCGGCGCGGGAACCCTCCCAAGCTGACCGAGAGCCGCGTGTCGCACAAGGACCGCATCTTTCTGTGCGACCCGGTGGCAGGCGTCTGCCGCCAGGAAGAGGCCGGACCGCTGGCCGACCAGCCGAGCCTCTCCGACGGGGAGGCCCTGCGCCTGGGCGAGATCACCATCGAGCTGGACAAGTCCTACGGCGAGCCCCTGGACATCGAATGGGCCATGGACGAGGCCCGCAACATCTTTCTGCTGCAATGCCGCCCGCTCAAGCAGATGGAGATGGGCAGGACCGCACGCCCAGAGGGCCAGTTCGGCAAGCCCCTCATGTCCGGCGGCGTCACCGGGAGCCCCGGCGTGGCTGCCGGCAGTCTGCACAAGGTGGCGCGCGACATGGACATGCTCACCTTTCCCGAGGGGGGCGTGCTGCTCTGCGTGGAGGCCGCCCCGCGCTGG comes from Fundidesulfovibrio putealis DSM 16056 and encodes:
- a CDS encoding agmatine deiminase family protein, with translation MTMFATTPDAYRLPAEWEPHAATWIAWPKNPADWPGKFHPIGWVFGEIVRKLAPYEKVRILVDDAAWEAKARRALAKVGVEDHRVRFYHIPTDRGWTRDMLPAFTVRKESPRAQAVRFGFNGWAKYPNHTLDMHVSGKVAEALKIPAVEATHAGRQVVLEGGGIDCNGKGVMLTTEECFLDPVTQVRNPGMNAKDYEQVFRELLGIEQVIWLNKGIAGDDTHGHVDDLCRFVNASTVVLCRENDPADENYRILEENRERLQGLKLISGGTLEVIDLPMPEPLYFDGVRVPASYANFYIANGTVLMPTFNDARDRVALGILSECFPDRAVVGIHAVDLVWGFGTLHCLTHEQPATSS
- a CDS encoding PEP/pyruvate-binding domain-containing protein codes for the protein MFTRLKTFFSSLIGEGPDQSQGLSDEEILAEFRKRYHNFRLLLTANKKTLAIMSEMEQALRGKFVFGMAFVRSQATAVSVNVFRIVKHLSEIAPGKYDLLFDRLKDIQAQIAAVLDRQPQTMATELVLPLEAVGREMADQVGSKMANLGDIMTRVGLPVPAGFAITSLAYSRFMQDSGLQDEVNRLIQAVGADDHATLLPLCSQIQQMILAAEVPADVAQAIRDAYAALECKTIPRVRVSLRSSALGEDALGQSFAGQFRSVLGVAPEELIITYKEIVASKYSPQAVTYRLAKGIPDEDVAMCVGCMAMISARSGGVAYSRNPLAIRDDEVFVHSAWGLAKTVVDGAVASDLFVIRRGNPPKLTESRVSHKDRIFLCDPVAGVCRQEEAGPLADQPSLSDGEALRLGEITIELDKSYGEPLDIEWAMDEARNIFLLQCRPLKQMEMGRTARPEGQFGKPLMSGGVTGSPGVAAGSLHKVARDMDMLTFPEGGVLLCVEAAPRWATLLSKASAVICERGSSAGHLANVAREFGVPALMGLDGAVSALSALAGKGEVTVDADGLAVYSGRVEGLLALAPPAQDTQAHESPMHAILREVLDIVAPLNLLDPGAKEFAPENCLTLHDITRFSHEKSVVEMFRFGQDFHFSKRASKQLKYRVPMKWFFVNLDDGFTHDIKGKYVTMEEIACDPVHALWEGFVAVEWAGPPPVDAAGFMHIVAHSTVNRNIAAGGDSEYAQGNYFMISKHYMCLSSRFGYHFCTVEALVDERENENYVSFQLKGGAAEQDRRVRRARFTGEILESYNFRVEMQGDEMRAVYAKGPMDVMLDRLRVIGYLLMHTRQLDMVMTNEALVNHYRQRFDTEIGDILRESGEKHMSQVMREMA
- a CDS encoding ATP-binding cassette domain-containing protein codes for the protein MSVEIILENVRVSRGGRPILDGVSWHLPPGGRVALVGGNGAGKSSLLRLARGEIWPDQLPGGGFAGERLYVVDGHASPSPIEARARMGLAGADLRDLYRRRGWNVSGWLVVVSGLTDSPLPSGELGQDKRLAALESLETLGIGDLAYTPFLELSQGQAQAVLLARAMIRKPEWLFLDEASDGLDAVSRRLLHRVLTRLAGSGVGLAAATHHPESLPDLDFKALMLENGREVFRGSLKDTAKRLSSRNRTARAQPSPASDAAVPSLIGGEPLLSLHAASVTLGGSEVLAPLDWSLVPGQHWVVAGRNGAGKSSFLKLLAADLHPASGSVTRFGLPEPFSIWELRARLGVVSWEAQAEYPPETSVRDVLVSGFFGSFGLYDQPSPEMLARAASWLDRLELTPLADRAMGTLSQGQARRAMIARALAFDPPVLLLDEPLGGLDPAARAEMLTLLDELAAQGKQLVIVTHNPSEIPSCATHALVLENGRVLACGPVDEALAAYAP
- the cysQ gene encoding 3'(2'),5'-bisphosphate nucleotidase CysQ — translated: MPDLTPLDYDAVCSVARLAGQAIMQIYSTDFAVELKEDDSPITRADRASNEIITQSLQVLHPDIPLMSEEAARPPYDERKNWKRFWLVDPMDGTKEFVKRNGEFAVCVGLVEDRLPVFGVVYVPVKDILYAGGPGMGSFKVQSGERQAIHVVKPGPGEKVIVVGSKSHPDERLQEYLERYPAREERAVGSALKFGLVAEGAAHLYPRYNRTWEWDTAAGHAIILGAGGSFTAMGGGEFLYNKESLENGGFEAKGWRE
- a CDS encoding response regulator, translated to MNALEERRVSTCTILLVDDEAEFIETLGKRLTRRGLGVLLANSGQEALDLIAVSEIDVVVLDVKMPGMDGIEALQKIKALKPDLEVLMLTAHANVEVAMRGMELGAFDYLMKPVELDDLLYKIQDANKKKCLTG